Proteins co-encoded in one Saccharomyces mikatae IFO 1815 strain IFO1815 genome assembly, chromosome: 14 genomic window:
- the SMKI14G3800 gene encoding alpha/beta fold hydrolase, whose protein sequence is MLNIIAKFHKIQVQDGVKVWYREAGSAENPTILLLHGFPTSSNMFRNLIPLLSTHFLVIAPDLPGFGFTETPDNYMFSFDTLSESVGYFLGALRIKKCCIYIFDYGSPVGFRLALKHPSKITGIITQNGNAYEEGLDDRFWGPLKKYWKSYQNDPVFIEALVSYVRDPANVISQYHDGVADIESVDPAGYTLDIALIQRSGQTDIQVK, encoded by the coding sequence ATGTTAAATATCATTGCAAAATTCCACAAAATTCAAGTTCAAGACGGTGTGAAGGTTTGGTATCGTGAAGCAGGATCAGCAGAAAACCCTACGATTTTATTGCTACATGGGTTCCCCACCTCCTCCAACATGTTCAGGAACCTCATTCCTTTATTAAGTACACACTTCCTCGTTATTGCCCCAGATCTACCTGGGTTTGGATTTACAGAGACACCTGACAACTATATGTTCAGCTTTGACACTCTAAGTGAGAGTGTCGGATATTTTCTAGGTGCTTTGAGGATCAAAAAGTGttgtatttatatatttgattATGGCTCTCCTGTAGGCTTCCGATTAGCTTTGAAGCACCCTTCTAAAATTACAGGTATTATTACCCAGAATGGTAATGCTTACGAAGAGGGCCTCGATGACCGATTTTGGGGtcctttgaagaaatattgGAAGTCGTATCAGAATGATCCGGTGTTTATTGAAGCTCTTGTTTCGTACGTTAGAGATCCGGCAAATGTTATTTCTCAGTACCATGACGGAGTGGCAGATATTGAATCCGTTGATCCCGCTGGTTATACTCTTGACATTGCCCTAATTCAACGCTCCGGCCAGACTGATATTCAAGTGAAATAA
- the PUL4 gene encoding Pul4p yields the protein MLKYYNVAKILVSDLLLRPTIDGFCSLVLIASFITIMISLEDQLSLSKIFLQLAVVLNLNNSKKCEEFLESKGYGIDVILLFWNLWCSSCMLATIHGRSPFITSQNITTPLPYELHSGNENSALSLDFTQLRIKLAEIQGMVFQQLYTSNTINELQFINLEREFEQVSIQVTRLKGSSIFEEHLFYRSRVSMLELSCSRVQTSFLLYRPYLISGKSVQVVTMAKSIIHEIWSYYTKKFSNNEKERRKHLDWNFCYPIITASLTLCVSCIILLKYKQVMRFHGDIEQFEYALALEILQDLVQILPIEQKLLDLVKAPVNSQWPSDDNFVNFWALKLNEKSP from the coding sequence ATGCTTAAGTACTATAATGTCGCGAAAATTCTCGTTTCTGATCTATTACTCCGTCCTACAATCGATGGATTTTGCAGCCTCGTTTTAATAGCAAGCTTCATTACTATAATGATATCTTTAGAGGACCAACTATCTTTGagcaaaatttttttgcagCTTGCTGTTGTTTTGAACCTAAATAACAGTAAAAAATGCGAGGAGTTCCTTGAATCGAAAGGTTACGGAATTGATGTAATCCTACTATTCTGGAACCTGTGGTGTTCTTCTTGCATGCTAGCAACGATTCATGGAAGAAGTCCCTTTATCACTTCACAAAATATTACTACACCTTTGCCTTATGAACTACATTCTGGTAATGAGAATAGTGCGCTTTCACTTGATTTTACGCAACTTAGAATCAAGCTGGCTGAGATACAGGGAATGGTTTTTCAACAGTTATATACCTCCAATACAATAAACGAGCTTCAGTTCATAAACTTGGAGAGAGAGTTTGAGCAAGTTTCAATTCAGGTTACTCGGTTGAAAGGTTCTTCAATATTCGAAGAGCATCTTTTTTACAGAAGTAGAGTTTCGATGTTAGAGCTCTCCTGCTCAAGAGTTCAGacttcttttctattatatCGTCCATATCTAATCAGTGGAAAATCTGTACAAGTGGTAACCATGGCAAAGTCAATAATTCACGAAATATGGAGCtattatacaaaaaaattttctaacAATGAGAAAGAAAGGCGAAAACATTTGGATTGGAATTTTTGTTATCCTATAATAACCGCATCGTTAACCCTGTGTGTTTCATGTATTATACTTCTGAAATACAAGCAAGTTATGCGGTTCCATGGAGatattgaacaatttgaGTATGCATTAGCATTAGAAATATTGCAAGATTTAGTTCAGATACTTCCAATTGAGCAAAAGCTTTTGGATTTAGTGAAAGCTCCCGTTAATTCTCAATGGCCGAGTGATGAtaattttgtaaatttttgGGCTCTTAAgctcaatgaaaaatcacCTTAG